The following coding sequences lie in one Ostrea edulis chromosome 8, xbOstEdul1.1, whole genome shotgun sequence genomic window:
- the LOC125663000 gene encoding uncharacterized protein LOC125663000: MSFGRCDSKEVHVYCDASEHAIAAVGYLLAKRKDQEELGFVLGKAKVAPSHGHTIPRLELCAAVLSTEIAQYISEQLDIDLSKFWFYSDSKVVLGYISNQSRRFYTYVSNRVARIRQITSPEQWKYVSTNNNPADVATRAIHVSDLKNSMWLKGPPYILIGEDSSEENLYDLQNPDSDKEVRPLVTCLKISHASSNLSLGSQRFSEFLDWKKLIETIARLRHVAQSFNGQGPCTGWHSCKLTKSVSSYKEAERVIIKVIQREAYQEEIYSLQEKNSVPMNSSLRKLDPYMDLDRVLRVGGRLNKGELCQDDKNPIIIPSRHHVAKLVVEFYHRKSRHQGRHITGGAVRSAGFWIVGGKRLISSMLYNCVICRKLRRDVEHQKMADLPLDRTQPSPPFTYVGLDTFGPWNIVSRRTRGGVTNSKRWTILFTCLTTRGVHIEVVEEMSASSFINAYRRFVALRGPVKQIRSDRGTNFVGSTNDLNINTINIEDGPVKSVLHENGTTWIFNPPHSSHMGGVWERLIGVARRILDSMLLENSMNKGHLTHEVLVTFLAEVSVIMNSRPLTTLSTDPDDPYPLSPSLLITQKPDVLVSSLDAVFDCKDMYQSQWKRVRHLADIFWSKWKAQYLQSLQEHRKWQKD, from the coding sequence ATGTCCTTTGGAAGATGTGATTCAAAAGAGGTCCACGTGTATTGTGATGCATCTGAGCACGCTATAGCAGCTGTAGGATACTTATTAGCTAAAAGAAAAGACCAGGAAGAGCTGGGATTTGTACTTGGAAAAGCTAAAGTTGCTCCCTCGCACGGCCACACAATACCCCGCCTTGAACTATGCGCAGCCGTCTTGTCAACTGAAATTGCACAATACATTTCTGAGCAGTTGGACATTGACCTGAGCAAGTTTTGGTTTTATTCAGATAGTAAGGTAGTTCTTGgctacataagtaaccaatcaCGAAGATTCTACACATATGTGAGTAACAGAGTTGCACGTATACGACAAATTACATCACCCGAACAGTGGAAGTATGTATCCACGAACAATAATCCTGCGGATGTGGCTACACGTGCGATTCATGTGTCAGACTTAAAGAATAGCATGTGGCTAAAGGGACCCCCCTACATCTTGATCGGTGAAGATTCATCAGAAGAAAATCTTTATGACTTGCAGAATCCAGACTCTGACAAGGAGGTGAGACCACTCGTTACATGTCTGAAGATCAGCCATGCATCGTCAAACCTATCACTTGGCTCACAAAGATTTTCAGAGTTCCTTGACTGGAAAAAACTCATCGAGACTATTGCGAGATTGAGGCATGTGGCACAGAGCTTCAATGGACAAGGACCTTGTACAGGATGGCATTCCTGTAAACTCACAAAATCAGTCTCTTCTTACAAAGAAGCAGAAAGGGTTATCATCAAAGTTATTCAGAGAGAAGCTTATCAAGAAGAAATCTACAGTCTACAAGAGAAAAACTCTGTACCCATGAACAGCTCCTTGAGAAAGTTAGACCCATATATGGACTTAGACAGAGTGCTAAGAGTTGGTGGAAGGTTGAACAAAGGAGAACTATGTCAGGATGACAAAAATCCCATCATTATCCCTTCACGACACCATGTGGCCAAACTTGTTGTTGAATTCTATCACAGGAAATCAAGGCACCAAGGCAGACACATTACTGGTGGTGCAGTGCGATCTGCAGGATTCTGGATTGTTGGTGGCAAGCGACTTATCTCATCAATGCTGTACAATTGTGTCATATGTCGGAAACTACGCAGGGATGTGGAACACCAAAAAATGGCCGACCTACCCTTAGATCGCACTCAACCAAGCCCACCATTCACATATGTGGGCCTTGATACCTTTGGACCTTGGAACATTGTCTCCAGACGAACTCGTGGAGGAGTTACAAATTCCAAGAGATGGACCATACTGTTTACCTGTTTGACCACTAGAGGCGTGCACATAGAGGTTGTTGAAGAGATGAGTGCCTCCTCCTTCATCAATGCTTACAGAAGGTTTGTCGCACTCCGAGGTCCTGTAAAGCAGATAAGGTCAGACAGGGGCACAAACTTTGTTGGTTCGACCAATGACCTCAACATCAACACTATCAACATTGAGGATGGACCAGTGAAATCTGTCCTGCATGAAAATGGCACTACCTGGATCTTCAACCCCCCTCACTCCTCACACATGGGTGGGGTATGGGAGAGGCTGATAGGTGTTGCCCGACGCATCCTTGATTCTATGTTATTGGAGAATTCTATGAACAAGGGACATTTAACTCATGAAGTACTTGTGACATTTCTTGCTGAAGTTTCAGTAATCATGAACTCACGCCCACTTACGACCTTGTCAACAGACCCTGATGATCCTTACCCACTAAGTCCATCGCTCTTAATCACACAGAAACCTGATGTTTTAGTGTCATCACTGGATGCTGTTTTTGACTGTAAAGACATGTACCAGTCTCAATGGAAAAGAGTACGACACCTGGCGGACATCTTCTGGAGTAAGTGGAAAGCACAGTACCTTCAGTCCCTTCAAGAACACAGGAAGTGGCAGAAAGACTAG
- the LOC125663001 gene encoding uncharacterized protein LOC125663001 codes for MNGRSLMNSNEENKDEFHLDRDYSLPILTMFTSWVPSKEKYLCRNTTVLNWRKFEPYITPILFTNITDLKQRVEQKGWKTLPVIKTNSAIPVLKHMYLMASAHFKSTFYAYANGDILFTESLFKTMIAVVRCFEGQNKTILIVGQRTNVKNISKLQAVSFDSLRRISAERGSLFTPWGVDFFITSANYPWKKMPDVVIGRVAYDNFIILESIRRNVVVIDATRTLLAVHHTTKSGNFEGHSKPNGSLNYVIINHYYSNTHVDFAKGQVICSNYFSDYLKNGTIVINKKTVPPC; via the coding sequence ATGAATGGGAGGAGTCTCATGAACTCAAACGAAGAAAATAAGGACGAGTTTCATTTGGATAGAGATTATTCTCTGCCGATTTTGACTATGTTCACCTCATGGGTGCCTTcgaaagaaaaatatctatgcaGAAACACGACAGTTTTGAATTGGAGGAAGTTTGAACCGTATATTACCCCGATACTGTTTACCAATATCACGGATCTGAAACAGAGAGTGGAACAAAAAGGCTGGAAAACACTACCGGTCATTAAAACAAACAGCGCTATACCGGTGCTGAAACACATGTATCTAATGGCTAGCGCCCATTTCAAATCCACGTTTTATGCATACGCAAATGGCGACATTTTATTTACAGAATCTTTATTCAAAACAATGATAGCTGTTGTACGATGTTTCGAAGGACAAAATAAGACGATTCTTATAGTCGGTCAGAGaacaaatgtgaaaaatatttcaaagttgcAGGCGGTAAGTTTTGATTCTCTTCGGAGGATTTCTGCAGAGAGAGGATCACTGTTTACACCTTGGGGTGTAGATTTTTTCATAACTTCGGCGAATTACCCGTGGAAGAAGATGCCCGATGTAGTGATTGGCAGAGTTGCTTACGACAATTTTATCATATTAGAGTCCATACGACGAAATGTTGTGGTTATCGATGCTACAAGAACGTTATTGGCAGTGCATCATACGACAAAGAGTGGTAATTTTGAAGGTCATAGCAAACCTAACGGTTCCCTCAATTACGTCATAATTAATCATTACTACAGCAATACGCACGTTGATTTTGCTAAAGGACAAGTGATATGTTCCAATTATTTCTCGGACTATTTAAAAAACGGAACAATTGTTATCAACAAGAAAACCGTACCACCGTGTTGA